In Syntrophotaleaceae bacterium, a genomic segment contains:
- the recO gene encoding DNA repair protein RecO has protein sequence MNLHHSEAIVLHHVNYGEADRIVSFLTREQGLLKGFARGARKSRKRFGTSLEPFSQVQIHWKASTRGSLVSLQEVDLFDLRIDLRRDPKALALAAYGCELVEVLLGEGQAQPDVFALLRSFLDHIAGADTPHEARLLFDLRMLVLTGYIPHLLHCADCGGSLSSDRAAFAAVRGGSLCPQCSGQGEPLQVSPLTLGTLARSLQTPITLFEGFRFSEQTLREGCAVLRSALHPHLPRPLKSLRFLDRVSAGSPPAGGAEGG, from the coding sequence ATGAACCTTCATCATTCCGAAGCCATCGTTCTGCACCACGTCAATTACGGCGAGGCGGACCGCATCGTGTCCTTTTTGACCCGGGAGCAGGGGCTGCTCAAGGGATTTGCCCGCGGCGCCCGCAAGAGCCGCAAACGGTTCGGAACATCCCTGGAGCCCTTTTCCCAGGTGCAGATCCACTGGAAAGCGTCGACCCGTGGCTCCCTGGTGTCGCTGCAGGAGGTGGATCTGTTCGACTTGCGGATTGATCTCCGTCGCGATCCCAAAGCCCTCGCCCTGGCCGCCTACGGTTGCGAACTGGTCGAGGTTCTGCTGGGGGAAGGGCAGGCCCAGCCGGACGTGTTCGCCCTGCTCAGGTCTTTTCTCGATCATATTGCGGGGGCGGATACGCCCCACGAGGCCCGACTGCTCTTCGATCTGCGCATGCTCGTGCTGACCGGCTACATTCCCCATCTGCTGCATTGCGCGGACTGCGGCGGGTCTCTTTCCTCGGACCGGGCGGCTTTTGCCGCTGTCAGGGGAGGCAGCCTCTGTCCGCAATGCAGCGGCCAGGGCGAACCGCTGCAGGTTTCCCCCCTGACCCTGGGAACCCTGGCCCGCTCCCTGCAAACGCCCATCACCCTTTTCGAAGGTTTCCGCTTCAGCGAGCAGACCCTGCGGGAAGGTTGCGCGGTTCTCCGGTCGGCTCTTCATCCCCATCTTCCCCGCCCTCTCAAGTCCCTCCGCTTCCTGGACCGAGTGTCGGCCGGGTCCCCGCCTGCCGGGGGTGCAGAGGGAGGTTAG
- the glyQ gene encoding glycine--tRNA ligase subunit alpha, with protein sequence MTFQELILSLQKYWAGQGCILQQPYDMEKGAGTFNPATFLRVLGPEPWKVAYVEPSRRPTDGRYGENPNRLQHYYQFQVIMKPSPMNIQDLYLNSLKSFGISPSRHDIRFVEDDWESPTLGAWGLGWEVWLDGMEITQFTYFQQVGGIDLKPVSAEITYGCERIAMYLQGVDNVYDLEWAPGIKYGDVHHQTEVEFSTYNFEEADTDMLFRLFEMYEKECARLVKRALVFPAYDFVLKASHTFNLLDARGVISVTERAHYIGRVRNLARLCAEGYVTQREKMGFPLLKG encoded by the coding sequence GTGACTTTCCAAGAGCTCATTCTTTCCCTACAGAAGTACTGGGCCGGCCAGGGATGCATTCTGCAACAGCCCTACGACATGGAAAAGGGGGCCGGCACCTTTAATCCGGCGACCTTTCTGCGAGTGCTGGGGCCCGAGCCCTGGAAGGTCGCCTATGTCGAGCCGTCCCGCCGTCCCACCGACGGCCGCTACGGCGAAAATCCCAACCGTTTGCAGCACTACTACCAGTTTCAGGTAATCATGAAGCCTTCGCCGATGAACATTCAGGATCTCTACCTTAATTCCCTGAAGAGCTTCGGCATCAGCCCTTCGCGCCACGATATCCGTTTTGTCGAGGACGACTGGGAATCGCCCACCCTGGGGGCCTGGGGACTGGGCTGGGAGGTGTGGCTGGACGGCATGGAGATTACCCAGTTCACCTATTTCCAGCAGGTAGGGGGGATCGACCTGAAGCCCGTTTCCGCGGAAATCACCTACGGCTGCGAGCGCATTGCCATGTATCTGCAGGGGGTCGACAACGTCTACGATCTGGAGTGGGCTCCGGGGATCAAGTATGGCGACGTCCACCACCAGACGGAAGTGGAGTTCTCGACCTATAATTTCGAAGAGGCCGATACCGATATGCTGTTCCGGCTGTTCGAAATGTACGAAAAGGAGTGCGCCAGGCTGGTGAAGCGGGCACTCGTCTTCCCGGCCTACGATTTCGTTCTCAAGGCCTCCCACACCTTCAATCTGCTCGATGCCCGCGGCGTCATTTCGGTCACTGAGCGGGCCCACTATATCGGCCGCGTGCGCAACCTGGCCCGCCTGTGCGCGGAAGGCTATGTGACTCAACGGGAAAAGATGGGATTCCCCCTGCTGAAGGGGTGA
- the glyS gene encoding glycine--tRNA ligase subunit beta, which translates to MSAELFLEIGTEEIPAGFLPVAMADLERLLGREFENARIPFAGMRTFATPRRLGIAVSGLGGQQERQELNLSGPSVKVAFDDEGNPTKAAVGFARSNGVDVSELSRIKTEKGEYLFLSKVVEGRPTAELLPEILPRVISELPFRKSMRWKDLDIRFARPIHWIVALYGGKVVPFTHGNLQSGYLSCGHRFMAPDPFVVEHFEQFLEEAARRFVIADPDKRRAMVAGELEQVARTAGGHLNADEDLLNEVTYLVEYPMAVTGTFEDRYLELPRELLITTMREHQRYFTLADAQGRLLPRFITVSNTRVEDPAVVGRGNERVLRARLADAMFFWKEDRKQPLENRLEALKSVVYQAKLGTSYEKVMRFRQLAVELARQLDPEVAEMTDRAALLAKCDLETGMVFEFPELQGVMGREYALLEGENPRIARAIFEHYLPVQAGGDLPSDNIGAFISIADKLDTICGCFGVGLIPTGTADPYALRRSAIGILNIILDRAYRLSLVELVGRSVGLLEKKLTRPTDEVAAEVLEFIRLRFVNLLISQGQPQDVVEAVLNTSFDDTVDALARVRALAAFKTREDFEPLAVAFKRVGNIIKGGTDLPVAESLFEAASEKELLAVLQRVEQEFAALLEKGDYTAALQTVAGLRGPVDNFFEGVMVMVENGDVRNNRLALLSRVAGVFRQIADFSRIAD; encoded by the coding sequence ATGTCTGCTGAACTGTTCCTGGAGATAGGCACCGAAGAAATCCCCGCCGGATTTCTGCCGGTCGCCATGGCCGATCTCGAGCGCCTGCTGGGCAGGGAGTTCGAAAACGCGCGCATCCCCTTTGCCGGCATGCGAACCTTCGCCACTCCGCGCCGTCTCGGCATTGCGGTGAGCGGTCTGGGTGGGCAGCAGGAGCGGCAGGAACTGAATCTCTCCGGGCCCTCGGTGAAGGTCGCTTTCGATGATGAAGGCAATCCCACCAAGGCGGCCGTCGGTTTTGCCCGCAGCAACGGTGTGGATGTGTCGGAGTTGTCGCGCATCAAAACTGAAAAAGGGGAGTATCTGTTCCTGTCCAAGGTGGTCGAGGGCAGGCCGACGGCCGAGTTGCTGCCGGAGATTCTGCCCCGGGTGATCAGCGAACTGCCGTTTCGCAAGTCGATGCGGTGGAAGGATCTGGATATCCGCTTCGCCCGGCCCATCCATTGGATCGTCGCTCTCTACGGTGGCAAGGTGGTGCCCTTTACCCACGGCAATCTGCAGAGCGGCTATCTCTCCTGCGGCCATCGCTTCATGGCGCCTGACCCGTTTGTCGTGGAACATTTCGAACAGTTCCTGGAAGAAGCCGCCCGCCGTTTTGTCATTGCCGATCCGGACAAGCGCCGCGCGATGGTCGCCGGCGAGTTGGAGCAGGTCGCCCGCACGGCCGGCGGACATCTGAATGCCGATGAGGACCTGTTGAATGAGGTCACCTATCTGGTAGAATATCCCATGGCGGTGACCGGCACCTTCGAGGACCGCTATCTGGAGCTCCCCCGTGAACTGCTGATTACCACAATGAGGGAACATCAGCGTTATTTCACCCTTGCCGACGCGCAGGGGAGGCTGCTGCCCCGGTTCATCACCGTTTCCAATACCCGGGTCGAAGACCCGGCCGTGGTCGGGCGCGGTAATGAGCGTGTTCTGCGGGCCCGCCTCGCCGACGCCATGTTCTTCTGGAAGGAAGACCGGAAGCAACCCCTCGAAAACCGGCTCGAGGCCCTCAAATCGGTCGTCTATCAGGCCAAGCTCGGCACCAGTTACGAAAAGGTCATGCGTTTCCGTCAACTGGCGGTCGAACTGGCGCGGCAACTCGATCCGGAGGTCGCGGAGATGACCGACCGGGCCGCACTGCTGGCCAAATGCGACCTGGAAACAGGCATGGTTTTCGAGTTCCCCGAGCTGCAGGGTGTCATGGGCCGTGAGTATGCCCTGCTGGAGGGGGAAAACCCCCGGATCGCCCGGGCTATATTCGAACATTATCTGCCGGTACAGGCCGGCGGGGATCTTCCCTCGGACAACATCGGCGCCTTCATATCCATTGCCGACAAGCTCGATACCATCTGCGGCTGTTTCGGGGTCGGCCTGATCCCCACCGGCACCGCCGATCCCTACGCTTTGCGCCGCAGCGCTATCGGCATTCTGAACATCATCCTGGACCGGGCGTACCGCTTGTCCCTGGTTGAACTGGTGGGGCGGAGCGTCGGCTTGCTGGAGAAGAAACTGACCCGGCCCACCGATGAGGTTGCCGCCGAAGTTCTCGAATTCATCCGGTTGCGGTTTGTCAATCTGCTGATATCCCAGGGTCAACCCCAGGATGTGGTGGAGGCGGTGCTGAACACTTCCTTTGACGATACCGTCGATGCTCTGGCGCGGGTCCGGGCCCTGGCCGCTTTCAAGACGCGGGAGGATTTCGAACCTCTGGCCGTGGCTTTCAAGCGGGTGGGTAACATCATCAAGGGCGGGACTGATCTGCCGGTGGCTGAAAGTCTCTTCGAAGCGGCCAGTGAAAAGGAACTCCTAGCCGTTCTCCAGCGGGTGGAGCAGGAGTTCGCCGCTCTGCTGGAGAAGGGGGATTATACAGCAGCGCTGCAGACCGTTGCCGGTCTGCGCGGCCCCGTCGACAACTTTTTCGAAGGGGTCATGGTCATGGTTGAAAACGGGGATGTCCGGAACAATCGCCTGGCCCTGTTGAGCCGGGTGGCGGGAGTGTTTCGTCAGATTGCGGATTTTTCCAGGATTGCCGATTGA
- the ppdK gene encoding pyruvate, phosphate dikinase: MAVKYVYFFGAGKTEGNGGMKNLLGGKGANLAEMTAIGLPVPAGFTLTTELCTEFYKNNRQYPPEVQDQIQENLAKLEEAMGRTFGDSKNPLLLSVRSGGRVSMPGMMDTVLNLGLNDVTVQGLIEQSGDARFAYDSYRRFIQMYSNVVMGMNGEILEELLEHMKEIRNIHLDTELTADDLKQLVLLFKNKVRENLGREFPSDPQEQLRGAIDAVFGSWMNPRAVTYRKLNNIPAEWGTAVNVQAMVFGNMGNDCATGVAFTRNPATGENRFFGEFLLNAQGEDVVAGTRTPQPINKDGNTNGVLPSLEEVMPECYQQLMDIQQKLERHYRDMQDIEFTIERHKLYMLQTRGGKRTATAAIKIAVDMVKEGLITQEEAVLRVAPEQLDHLLHPSIDPKAKKEVIAIGLPASPGAANGEIVFSAEDAEEAAKLGLKVILVRIETSPEDIHGMNAAQGILTARGGMTSHAAVVARGMGKCCVAGCGDIKVDYKTQQFTANGEVFKKGDVITLDGSTGEVMKGAVPTVQPELTGDFGMLMEWVDKARRMKVRTNADTPQDARVARKFGAEGIGLCRTEHMFFETDRIMAVREMILADDVEGRKRALNKILPMQKGDFLGLFREMKGLPVTIRLLDPPLHEFLPQTEKDIADLAEVMGVTPEALKHKAEFLHEFNPMLGHRGCRLGMTYPEIYDMQVQAIMEAACELVKNEGFEIVPEIMIPLVSHVKELAILRAKAVRVAEEVMNQFDVTIDYLIGTMIELPRAALTADEIAREAEFFSFGTNDLTQTTFGLSRDDAGKFLPYYVQREVLENDPFVVLDQGGVGQLVKIGCEKGRQTRPGIKLGICGEHGGEPSSVIFCHKAGLDYVSCSPYRVPIARLAAAHAALLEKK; this comes from the coding sequence ATGGCTGTCAAATACGTTTACTTTTTTGGGGCCGGGAAAACCGAAGGCAATGGGGGAATGAAAAACTTGCTCGGGGGCAAAGGGGCCAACCTGGCGGAGATGACTGCCATTGGATTGCCGGTGCCGGCGGGCTTTACCCTGACCACCGAACTCTGCACAGAATTCTACAAAAACAACCGTCAGTATCCGCCGGAAGTCCAGGACCAGATCCAGGAAAACCTGGCCAAGCTGGAAGAGGCCATGGGCCGGACCTTCGGCGATTCGAAAAATCCGCTTCTGCTGTCGGTTCGCTCAGGGGGCCGCGTGTCCATGCCGGGCATGATGGATACGGTGCTCAATCTTGGCCTCAATGACGTTACGGTCCAGGGGCTGATCGAGCAGAGCGGTGACGCCCGTTTCGCCTACGACTCCTACCGCCGCTTCATCCAGATGTACAGCAACGTCGTCATGGGCATGAACGGCGAGATCCTCGAGGAACTCCTCGAGCATATGAAGGAGATCCGGAACATCCATCTCGATACCGAACTGACCGCGGACGACCTGAAGCAGCTGGTCCTGCTGTTCAAGAACAAGGTCAGGGAAAATCTGGGACGTGAATTTCCGAGCGATCCCCAGGAGCAGCTGCGCGGCGCCATTGACGCGGTGTTCGGATCCTGGATGAACCCCCGCGCGGTCACCTACCGCAAGCTCAATAATATTCCTGCCGAGTGGGGTACAGCGGTCAACGTCCAGGCCATGGTTTTCGGCAACATGGGCAACGACTGCGCGACCGGAGTGGCCTTCACCCGGAATCCGGCCACCGGTGAAAACCGGTTTTTCGGAGAATTCCTGCTCAATGCACAGGGCGAGGACGTGGTGGCGGGGACCCGTACCCCCCAGCCGATCAACAAGGACGGCAACACCAACGGAGTCCTGCCCAGCCTCGAAGAGGTCATGCCCGAGTGCTATCAGCAGCTGATGGATATCCAGCAGAAGCTGGAGCGGCACTATCGGGACATGCAGGACATAGAGTTCACCATCGAGCGGCACAAACTGTACATGCTGCAGACCCGGGGCGGCAAGCGGACCGCGACTGCGGCCATCAAGATCGCCGTCGACATGGTCAAGGAAGGGCTGATTACCCAGGAAGAGGCGGTGCTGCGCGTTGCCCCCGAGCAGCTCGACCATCTCCTGCACCCCTCCATCGACCCTAAAGCCAAAAAAGAGGTCATTGCCATCGGCCTGCCCGCTTCACCCGGCGCCGCCAACGGCGAAATCGTCTTCTCGGCCGAGGATGCCGAGGAAGCGGCCAAACTGGGTCTCAAAGTCATTCTGGTCCGAATCGAGACCAGCCCCGAGGATATTCACGGCATGAACGCCGCGCAGGGTATCCTGACCGCTCGCGGCGGCATGACCTCTCACGCCGCCGTGGTGGCTCGCGGCATGGGCAAATGCTGTGTCGCCGGCTGCGGGGACATCAAGGTGGATTACAAAACACAACAGTTCACCGCCAACGGCGAGGTCTTCAAAAAAGGGGACGTCATTACACTGGACGGCTCCACCGGCGAGGTCATGAAAGGTGCCGTGCCCACGGTGCAGCCCGAGCTGACCGGGGATTTCGGCATGCTCATGGAATGGGTCGACAAGGCCCGCCGGATGAAGGTCCGGACCAATGCGGATACCCCTCAGGATGCCCGCGTGGCGCGCAAGTTCGGCGCCGAAGGTATCGGGCTCTGCCGCACCGAGCACATGTTTTTTGAAACCGACCGTATCATGGCCGTGCGGGAAATGATTCTGGCCGACGATGTGGAAGGACGCAAGAGGGCGCTGAACAAGATCCTGCCCATGCAGAAGGGGGATTTTCTCGGTCTTTTCCGGGAGATGAAAGGCCTGCCGGTGACCATCCGCCTGCTTGACCCGCCCCTGCACGAGTTTTTGCCCCAGACCGAAAAGGATATCGCCGACCTGGCCGAGGTCATGGGGGTGACCCCCGAGGCTCTGAAGCACAAGGCCGAATTCCTGCACGAATTCAACCCGATGCTCGGACATCGTGGCTGCCGTCTCGGCATGACCTATCCGGAAATCTACGACATGCAGGTTCAAGCCATCATGGAAGCAGCCTGCGAACTGGTCAAGAACGAAGGTTTCGAGATCGTCCCTGAAATCATGATTCCCCTGGTCAGTCACGTCAAGGAGCTGGCCATTTTGAGGGCCAAAGCAGTGCGTGTCGCAGAAGAGGTGATGAACCAATTCGACGTCACCATCGATTACCTGATCGGCACCATGATCGAACTGCCCCGGGCGGCTCTGACCGCTGACGAAATCGCCCGGGAAGCAGAATTTTTCTCTTTCGGCACCAACGACCTGACCCAGACCACCTTCGGCCTGTCCCGGGACGATGCAGGCAAGTTTCTGCCCTACTACGTGCAACGAGAAGTCCTGGAGAACGATCCCTTTGTGGTTCTGGATCAGGGCGGAGTCGGGCAACTGGTGAAGATCGGTTGCGAAAAAGGCCGCCAGACCCGGCCGGGAATCAAGCTCGGCATCTGCGGAGAGCACGGAGGCGAGCCTTCCAGCGTCATTTTCTGCCACAAGGCCGGTCTCGACTATGTGTCCTGCTCGCCCTACCGGGTACCTATCGCCCGCCTGGCAGCGGCCCACGCCGCACTGCTGGAGAAGAAGTAA
- the nfi gene encoding deoxyribonuclease V (cleaves DNA at apurinic or apyrimidinic sites), whose product MDFPELHDWGVSTREAAGLQKRLAERVRLKNGLPGRIRTVAGADVSYQRRGELFYAAIAVLNYPEMTLLEESVAADRVSFPYVPGLLSFRELPVLLEAFRRLRTVPDLILVDGQGIAHPRRLGLASHLGLWLDLPTIGCAKSRLCGDHAPPGPCRGDRTPLLLDGEVVGTVLTSRDRVKPLYVSPGHRIDVDTAAEMVARCALRYRMPEPTRLAHHLANRERQRSS is encoded by the coding sequence ATGGATTTTCCCGAACTGCATGATTGGGGGGTCTCCACCCGTGAAGCCGCCGGTCTGCAGAAACGGCTGGCAGAACGGGTCCGTCTGAAAAACGGGCTGCCGGGGAGGATCCGGACGGTGGCAGGAGCAGATGTGTCCTATCAGCGCAGGGGGGAACTTTTTTACGCGGCGATTGCGGTCCTGAACTATCCCGAGATGACCCTGTTGGAGGAATCCGTCGCCGCCGATCGGGTGTCCTTCCCTTATGTTCCCGGGCTGCTGTCTTTCCGCGAACTGCCGGTTCTGCTGGAGGCCTTCCGCCGCCTGCGGACAGTCCCCGATCTGATTCTGGTTGATGGCCAAGGCATCGCCCATCCCCGCCGCCTGGGTCTGGCCAGCCACCTCGGGCTCTGGCTGGATCTGCCCACCATCGGCTGTGCCAAAAGCCGCCTGTGCGGTGACCATGCTCCCCCTGGGCCCTGCAGGGGCGATCGAACACCTCTGCTGCTCGACGGGGAGGTGGTCGGCACGGTTCTGACGAGCAGGGACAGGGTCAAACCCCTCTATGTTTCTCCTGGCCACCGGATCGACGTGGACACTGCGGCCGAGATGGTCGCGCGCTGCGCGCTACGCTATCGCATGCCCGAACCGACCCGTCTGGCCCATCATCTGGCGAATCGGGAGCGGCAAAGGTCGTCCTGA
- a CDS encoding fumarylacetoacetate hydrolase family protein, producing MHTVRLLGSNRIYRVGKVICIARNYRNHIAELGNPPPVEPVFFLKPASSIIGQGEPAVIPHYGRFCHHEVELALLIGKWGKNIPARKAPAYVAGYGVAIDLTLRDVQDRLKTAGLPWDKAKGFDTSCPLSDFIPADRINDPHNLQIRLWVNDQLRQDDRTDSMMLGVAGIVSAASTIFSLEEGDIVLTGTPAGVGPVVRGDRVRAEIENVGRLEIRIEQEADPGDL from the coding sequence ATGCATACCGTGCGACTGCTCGGCTCCAACAGGATCTATCGGGTCGGCAAGGTCATCTGCATCGCCCGCAATTACCGGAACCATATTGCCGAACTGGGCAATCCGCCCCCTGTTGAACCGGTGTTCTTCCTGAAACCGGCCAGCAGCATCATAGGACAGGGGGAACCGGCTGTTATCCCCCATTATGGCAGGTTCTGCCATCATGAGGTGGAATTGGCGCTCCTGATAGGCAAATGGGGCAAAAACATCCCGGCCCGGAAAGCGCCAGCCTATGTCGCCGGGTATGGCGTGGCCATCGACCTGACCCTGCGGGATGTTCAGGACCGCTTGAAAACGGCAGGGCTCCCCTGGGACAAGGCCAAGGGCTTCGACACCTCCTGCCCCCTATCCGATTTCATTCCGGCCGATCGGATCAACGACCCACACAACCTGCAAATAAGGTTATGGGTGAACGATCAGTTGCGTCAGGACGACCGGACGGATTCGATGATGCTGGGGGTGGCGGGAATCGTCAGTGCCGCTTCCACCATTTTTTCCCTGGAAGAAGGGGACATTGTGCTGACCGGCACACCGGCCGGGGTCGGTCCGGTCGTCAGAGGAGACCGGGTCCGGGCGGAGATCGAAAATGTCGGGCGGCTGGAAATCCGGATCGAGCAGGAAGCCGATCCCGGGGACCTGTAA
- a CDS encoding trimeric intracellular cation channel family protein, producing the protein MSLLYALDMVGTAAFAASGAWAGIRRRMDLFGVMVLGVVTATGGGTLRDILLGDTPPFCFKDQTYLYVAIGVSLATFILYRHMNDLRHPLLYFDAVGLGTFVVIGTEKALVFDAGFLGSVMLGVMTATAGGIMRDVLANQVPLILRREIYASACLAGGTLLALLALTPIPHALGLLCAASVVVLLRLLAIRFNWSLPRAGDQ; encoded by the coding sequence GTGTCCCTGCTGTATGCCCTCGATATGGTCGGCACCGCCGCCTTTGCCGCATCAGGGGCATGGGCCGGCATCAGAAGGCGGATGGATCTGTTCGGTGTGATGGTTCTTGGAGTGGTTACGGCAACAGGTGGAGGCACCCTGCGCGATATTCTTCTGGGCGACACCCCACCCTTCTGCTTCAAGGACCAGACCTATCTTTACGTGGCTATCGGAGTCTCCCTGGCCACCTTTATCCTCTACCGCCACATGAACGACCTCCGCCATCCCCTGCTCTATTTCGATGCCGTGGGACTCGGAACCTTTGTCGTGATCGGTACCGAAAAGGCCCTTGTTTTCGATGCCGGATTTCTCGGCTCGGTGATGCTGGGAGTCATGACGGCAACTGCGGGCGGCATCATGCGAGATGTGCTCGCCAACCAGGTGCCCCTGATACTTCGCCGGGAAATATATGCCTCGGCCTGTCTCGCAGGAGGCACCCTTTTGGCCCTTTTGGCCCTTACGCCCATTCCGCACGCTCTCGGTCTGTTGTGCGCGGCCTCGGTGGTGGTCCTGCTCCGGCTTTTGGCCATCCGTTTCAACTGGTCCCTGCCCAGGGCCGGCGATCAATGA
- a CDS encoding rhomboid family intramembrane serine protease produces the protein MFLPYGDTPNPPTTPFINYFFIAANIAVFLFVTLPLTMSRPDFNDPLVVDYIRVVGARGYGSAQQILQNMTAYDLFVFRYGFRPGSPSLFTLFSSMFLHGGWLHLIGNMVFLWIFGDNVEHRLGRFGYLGFYLVAGVAATLFFSLFVPGSQVPLVGASGAISGVLGCYFIWFPRNQVKTFVFLFPILMNTFYLPARLVLGFYLVIDNIIPFLFTAGQASGVAHGAHIGGFGAGLLLAFAVDRWQWIGYKHRSRVKDITGGPAERKETVRETTEAQRVVELLGENLMDRATDLYFQLDDRKERLAVPDEAVLDMGNNLLEQGKNLPALSLFRRFIAERPNSPEIDRAFLGAGEAMLRQPRGDTSAYHYFLTALDTARTEQTAKLAREYLRRLDRRAR, from the coding sequence ATGTTTTTACCCTATGGGGACACGCCCAATCCGCCGACAACCCCCTTCATTAACTATTTTTTCATTGCGGCCAACATCGCCGTTTTCCTGTTCGTCACGCTGCCGCTGACAATGAGCAGGCCCGATTTCAACGACCCTTTGGTGGTCGATTATATCCGCGTCGTTGGTGCCCGGGGATACGGGTCCGCCCAACAGATCCTGCAGAACATGACAGCCTATGATCTGTTTGTTTTCCGATACGGTTTCAGACCGGGTTCACCAAGCCTTTTCACCCTTTTCTCATCCATGTTTCTGCACGGCGGCTGGCTGCACCTGATCGGCAATATGGTGTTCCTCTGGATCTTCGGGGACAATGTCGAACATCGCCTTGGCCGGTTCGGGTATCTCGGCTTCTATCTGGTGGCGGGGGTCGCTGCGACGCTGTTCTTTTCCCTGTTCGTGCCCGGCTCCCAGGTTCCCCTGGTCGGAGCCTCCGGCGCCATTTCCGGGGTGCTTGGCTGCTATTTCATCTGGTTTCCCCGCAACCAGGTCAAGACCTTCGTCTTCCTCTTTCCTATCCTGATGAACACTTTTTACCTGCCCGCCCGCCTGGTCCTCGGTTTCTATCTGGTTATCGACAATATCATTCCCTTTCTGTTCACCGCCGGCCAGGCCTCCGGAGTTGCCCACGGGGCGCACATCGGCGGGTTTGGCGCCGGCCTTCTGCTGGCCTTCGCCGTTGACCGGTGGCAATGGATCGGATACAAGCATCGAAGCCGGGTGAAGGACATTACCGGGGGGCCGGCGGAGAGAAAGGAGACGGTCCGGGAGACCACTGAAGCGCAGAGGGTGGTCGAACTGCTTGGTGAAAACCTTATGGACCGGGCAACAGACCTTTATTTTCAATTGGACGATCGAAAGGAACGGCTGGCGGTGCCCGATGAGGCAGTGCTGGATATGGGCAATAATCTGCTGGAACAGGGGAAAAATCTGCCGGCTCTGTCTTTGTTCCGGAGGTTCATTGCCGAACGGCCCAACAGCCCGGAGATCGATCGTGCCTTTCTCGGAGCGGGAGAGGCCATGCTGCGCCAGCCCCGGGGGGATACCAGTGCCTACCACTACTTTTTGACGGCCCTCGATACCGCCCGCACTGAACAAACGGCCAAACTGGCCAGGGAGTACCTGCGCCGCCTGGATAGAAGGGCGCGCTGA